The following coding sequences are from one Eucalyptus grandis isolate ANBG69807.140 chromosome 11, ASM1654582v1, whole genome shotgun sequence window:
- the LOC104429353 gene encoding 5-methyltetrahydropteroyltriglutamate--homocysteine methyltransferase-like — MATGNASVPAMEMAKWFDSSYHYIVPELAPDVEFSYASAKAVNEYKEVKKLGVDTVPVLLGPVSYLLLSEPAKGVEKSFSPLSLLHKILPIYREVVSELKAAGASWIQFDEPTLVLDLDSHRLQAFTEAYSELESCLSVVNVLVQTYFADVPAEAYRVLTSLKGVAGFGFDLVRGTKTLGLIKGGFPKEKYLFAGVVDGRNIWANDLAQSLGTLRALESIVGKDKLVVSTSCSLLHTPVDLFNETELDEEIKSWLAFAAQKVVEVNALAKALAGKKDEAFFSANAASQASRKSSPRVTNEAVQKATAALTGYDHHRATTVSARLDAQQKKLNLPVIPTTTIGSFPQSEELRRVHRGYKDKKMSWEEYVKAIKVEIKKVVKLQEELDIDVLVHGEPERNNMVEYFGEQLSGLVFTVNGWVQSYGSRCVKPPIIYGDVSRPKPMTVFWSTMAQSMTARPMKGMLTGPVTILNWSFVRNDQPRFETCYQIALAIKDEVEDLEKAGINVIQIDEEALRESLPLRKSEQSFYLEWAVHSFRITNCGVKDTTQIHTHVCYCHIDDIIPSILDVDADVITIENSRSDEKLLLVSHEGVKYGAGIVPSVYDIHSLIIPSAEEIADRTIKMLTTNILWFNPDFVLKTRKHTGVKRALKIMVVAAKLLRTELAHARKEKYE; from the exons ATGGCCACAGGAAACGCCTCCGTCCCTGCCATGGAGATGGCCAAGTGGTTTGACAGTAGCTA CCACTACATCGTGCCTGAATTGGCTCCCGACGTCGAGTTCTCTTACGCTTCTGCCAAGGCCGTCAACGAGTACAAGGAGGTCAAGAAG CTTGGAGTAGACACTGTTCCGGTCCTTCTTGGCCCAGTCTCCTATCTGCTGCTATCCGAGCCTGCAAAGGGTGTTGAGaagagcttttcacctttgtccCTTCTCCATAAAATACTTCCCATCTACAG GGAAGTCGTGTCCGAACTTAAGGCAGCTGGCGCTTCATGGATTCAGTTTGATGAGCCCACCCTTGTGTTGGATCTTGATTCTCACCGACTGCAAGCGTTCACTGAAGCATACTCGGAACTAGAATCATGTCTTTCCGTCGTGAATGTTCTCGTCCAAACCTATTTTGCTGATGTTCCTGCTGAGGCATATAGAGTTCTTACTTCCTTGAAGGGTGTcgctggatttggatttgatttggtcCGTGGAACCAAGACCCTTGGTTTAATCAAGGGCGGGTTCCCCAAAGAAAAGTATCTCTTTGCTGGAGTTGTTGATGGGAGGAACATCTGGGCCAATGATCTTGCTCAATCACTCGGTACCCTCCGTGCTCTCGAGAGCATTGTGGGAAAAG ACAAACTTGTGGTCTCCACCTCCTGCTCTCTTTTGCACACTCCTGTTGACCTGTTTAACGAGACTGAGTTGGATGAGGAAATCAAGTCATGGCTTGCATTTGCTGCTCAGAAGGTCGTTGAGGTCAATGCCTTGGCAAAGGCATTGGCTGGGAAAAAGGATGAG GCATTCTTCTCAGCTAATGCTGCTTCTCAGGCCTCAAGAAAGTCCTCTCCAAGAGTCACGAATGAAGCTGTCCAAAAGGCT ACTGCTGCTTTGACGGGCTATGATCATCACCGTGCCACAACTGTGAGTGCTAGACTTGATGCTCAGCAAAAGAAACTTAATTTGCCTGTCATCCCAACAACCACCATTGGCTCCTTCCCTCAGAGCGAGGAACTCAGAAGAGTGCACCGTGGTTACAAGGACAAAAA GATGTCTTGGGAAGAATATGTTAAGGCCATCAAGGTGGAAATTAAGAAAGTTGTCAAGCTTCAAGAGGAGCTTGACATAGATGTCTTGGTTCATGGGGAGCCTGAG AGGAACAATATGGTGGAGTACTTTGGGGAGCAGTTGTCTGGTTTGGTTTTCACCGTTAACGGGTGGGTGCAATCTTATGGATCTCGTTGTGTGAAACCACCCATCATCTATGGTGATGTGAGCCGACCCAAGCCAATGACTGTCTTTTGGTCCACCATGGCCCAGAGCATGACTGCTCGCCCGATGAAGGGAATGCTTACAGGCCCTGTCACCATTCTCAACTGGTCCTTTGTCCGAAACGACCAACCCAG GTTCGAAACTTGCTATCAAATTGCCTTGGCTATCAAGGATGAAGTTGAGGATCTTGAGAAGGCAGGGATTAATGTTATCCAAATTGATGAGGAAGCTTTGAGAGAGAGTTTGCCACTGAGAAAGTCTGAACAATCTTTCTACTTGGAATGGGCTGTCCACTCTTTTAGAATCACTAACTGTGGTGTTAAGGATACTACCCAG ATCCACACCCACGTGTGCTACTGCCACATCGACGACATCATCCCCTCAATCTTGGACGTGGATGCCGATGTCATCACAATCGAGAACTCTCGCTCTGATGAGAAGCTTCTCTTAGTTTCCCACGAGGGAGTCAAGTATGGTGCTGGGATTGTCCCCAGTGTCTATGATATCCACTCTCTCATAATACCATCAGCTGAAGAGATTGCTGACAGAACCATCAAGATGCTCACAACAAACATACTGTGGTTTAATCCTGACTTTGTACTCAAGACTCGTAAACACACTGGGGTCAAGCGTGCGCTCAAGATCATGGTTGTTGCTGCCAAGCTCCTCCGCACCGAACTTGCTCATGCTAGGAAGGAAAAGTATGAGTAA